A genomic segment from Aegilops tauschii subsp. strangulata cultivar AL8/78 chromosome 1, Aet v6.0, whole genome shotgun sequence encodes:
- the LOC120972685 gene encoding uncharacterized protein, translating to MPEGTVVAATVFEPSSVRERGRGGRAEVVIPDQGVVEVEDDTPPRADVAERAGTDGGGGGVVLEETLRAAASEAPPVLEEAPRAAVPETVTQRVPASGSETATQGVPEEVLAASRATSGGYALVPRQGERRAAVPQPARSGGAIVFGPQTQEEALEAFAQAEVGRWTPSVAACEAGWNGSRPSPRPRWSGRATWSAPFCILTPSGSPPTIVSRASTGSS from the exons ATGCCGGAAGGCACGGTGGTGGCAGCGACGGTCTTTGAGCCGTCGTCGGTGAGGGAGCGCGGCCGTGGAGGCCGGGCTGAGGTGGTGATCCCCGACCAGGGGGtcgtggaggtggaggatgacacCCCGCCACGGGCCGACGTGGCCGAGCGAGCGGGgactgatggtggtggaggcggcgtcgttttggaagagacgctgcgggcggcggcgtcggaggCGCCGCCAGTTTTGGAGGAGGCACCGCGGGCGGCTGTGCCGGAGACGGTGACGCAGCGCGTCCCGGCGTCCGGGTCAGAGACGGCGACGCAGGGCGTCCCGGAGGAGGTGCTGGCCGCGTCGCGAGCGACCAGCGGGGGGTACGCCTTGGTGCCCCGGCAGGGAGAGCGCCGAGCTGCCGTGCCGCAGCCGGCGCGGAGCGGGGGCGCCATTGTCTTCGGGCCTCAGACCCAGGAGGAGGCGCTCGAGGCCTTCGCCCAGGCCGAGGTGGGTCGCTGGACGCCGTCAGTCGCCGCCTGCGAGGCCGGATGGAACGGCTCGAGGCCTtcgcccaggccgaggtggagtGGACGCGCGACTTGGAGCGCGCCGTTCTG CATCTTGACGCCTTCTGGGTCGCCGCCTACAATCGTCTCCCGGGCAAGCACCGGGAGCTCGTGA
- the LOC109776983 gene encoding ERBB-3 BINDING PROTEIN 1: MSSDEEVREEKELDLSSNEVVTKYKTAAEIINKALKLVLSECKPKAKIVDICEKGDNFITEQTGNVYKNVKRKIERGIAFPTCVSVNNTVCHFSPLATDDSVLEENDMVKIDMACHIDGFIAVVAHTHVIKGGPVTGRAANVLAAANTAAEVAMRLVRPGKKNKDVTEAIQKVAAAYDCKIVEGVLSHQLKQFVIDGNKVVLSVSNADTKVDDAEFEENEVYAIDIVTSTGEGKPKLLDEKQTTIYKRAVDKNYHLKMKASRFIFSEISQKFPIMPFTARALEEKRARLGLVECMNHELLQPYPVLHEKQGDLVAHIKFTVLLMPNGSDKITSHPLQQLEPSKSIEGDAEIKAWLALGTKSKKKGGGKKKKGKKGDAAEVAEPMEVSKDAPSQE; the protein is encoded by the exons ATGTCGTCCGACGAGGAGGTCagggaggagaaggagctcgacCTCTCCTCCAACGAGGTCGTCACCAAGTACAAGACCGCCGCCGAGATCATCAACA AGGCTCTGAAGTTGGTATTGTCGGAGTGCAAGCCGAAAGCCAAGATTGTTGACATTTGTGAGAAGGGTGACAATTTCATAACAGA GCAAACTGGGAATGTCTACAAGAACGTGAAGAGGAAGATTGAAAGGGGCATTGCTTTCCCGACATGTGTATCTGTGAACAACACAGTCTGTCATTTCTCCCCACTGGCAACTGACGATTCTGTACTCGAAGAAAATGACATGGTGAAGAT CGATATGGCTTGCCATATTGATGGTTTTATTGCTGTGGTGGCTCATACACATGTCATCAAAGGTGGGCCGGTTACTGGAAGAGCAGCTAATGTTCTTGCTGCTGCAAACACAGCAGCAGAAGTTGCAATGAGGCTTGTTAGACCTGGCAAGAAG AATAAGGATGTCACTGAAGCAATTCAGAAAGTTGCTGCTGCTTATGATTGTAAAATTGTTGAAGGAGTTCTTAGCCATCAGCTGAAACAATTCGTCATCGATGGTAACAAAGTGGTACTTAGTGTTTCAAATGCTGATACAAAGGTGGATGATGCTGAATTTGAAGAAAATGAAGTGTATGCAATTGATATTGTCACCAGCACTGGCGAGGGAAAG CCGAAGCTATTGGATGAGAAGCAGACCACTATTTACAAGAGAGCTGTAGACAAGAACTATCACTTGAAGATGAAGGCATCAAGGTTCATCTTCAGTGAGATTAGCCAGAAGTTCCCAATCATGCCATTCACTGCTAG GGCGCTGGAGGAGAAGCGTGCACGCTTAGGTTTGGTAGAATGCATGAATCATGAGCTGTTGCAGCCATACCCTGTTCTACATGAGAAGCAAG GTGACCTGGTTGCCCACATCAAGTTCACCGTGTTGTTGATGCCAAATGGGTCTGACAAGATAACTTCACATCCACTACAGCAATTGGAGCCCTCAAAATCCATCGAGGGCGATGCTGAGATCAAGGCTTGGCTGGCTTTGGGCACAAAGTCAAAGAAGAAGGGTGGTGGCAAGAAAAAGAAAG GCAAGAAAGGAGATGCAGCAGAAGTAGCAGAGCCCATGGAGGTTTCTAAGGACGCACCAAGCCAGGaataa
- the LOC109776984 gene encoding uncharacterized protein — protein MSLPSGSWMGSNVTSEDITQLRATRRLPRETDVGVRLPRGERRPRPEGQERVVFLTHFERGFGLPASTFFRAFLEFFGLQLHHLGAGAIVQLSGFVTLCEGYLGVEPTIDLWARFFSLKQQGPSAGEFADFGAAVISKRSGADFPKIPLEDSAKKWQNSFVYVRNLGADRINLPAFAIAPPRAKTNWGYSPKRPSQEIVNLYERVTVMRTQEGLTATDLLAAFIMRRALPLQGRSCLIGEMVGLQDPNRMGSTRLSVKQVARGVNDISKANLGEDWRFGKAPYSRSNPALQVSVWSSYFAAVHLLIRPDATRGVLLNTIRHPYTRAPSQVELVAPEELVAHGGEEEAESDAGTGRCAGKSRVFLHVS, from the coding sequence ATGTCGCTGCCATCGGGCTCCTGGATGGGCTCGAACGTCACCTCCGAGGACATCACCCAGCTCCGGGCCACACGGCGCCTGCCGCGGGAGACGGACGTCGGCGTCCGCCTGCCGCGCGGCGAGCGGAGGCCTCGGCCCGAGGGGCAGGAGCGTGTGGTCTTCCTCACGCACTTCGAGCGCGGGTTCGGGCTGCCGGCGAGCACCTTCTTCCGCGCGTtcctggagttcttcgggctccagctgcatcatcttggcgccggcgccatcgtccagctctccggcttcgtcaccctctgcgaggggtacctgggggtcgagcctacgatcgacctctgggcgcgcttcttctccttgaagcagCAGGGCCCGTCGGCCGGGGAGTTCGCCGATTTCGGTGCCGCCGTTATCTCGAAGCGGTCGGGGGCGGATTTCCCCAAGATCCCGctggaggattctgccaagaaGTGGCAGAACTCCTTCGTCTACGTCCGCAACCTTGGCGCGGACCGCATCAACCTTCCGGCCTTCGCCATCGCACCGCCGCGGGCGAAGACAAACTGGGGCTACTCGCCCAAGCGCCCGTCGCAGGAGATCGTTAATCTCTACGAGCGGGTGACGGTGATGAGGACGCAGGAGGGGCTTACCGCCACCGACCTCCTCGCCGCGTTCATCATGCGCCGGGCCCTTCCGCTTCAGGGGCGCTCCTGCCTCATCGGCGAAATGGTCGGCCTTCAAGATCCCAACCGCATGGGGTCGACGCGGCTGTCCGTGAAGCAGGTTGCGCGCGGCGTGaacgacatctccaaggccaaccTTGGGGAGGACTGGCGGTTCGGCAAGGCGCCGTACAGCCGGTCGAACCCGGCGCTGCAGGTGAGTGTCTGGTCTTCTTACTTTGCTGCCGTGCACCTTCTCATCCGTCCTGACGCGACGCGGGGGGTACTTCTGAACACGATTCGGCATCCTTACACCCGGGCCCCGTCACAGGTGGAGCTGGTGGCGCCAGAGGAGCTCGTGGCTcatggcggggaggaggaggccgagtccGACGCCGGCACTGGGCGTTGCGCGGGTAAGTCTCGTGTTTTTCTTCATGTGTCTTGA